A window from Fimbriimonadaceae bacterium encodes these proteins:
- a CDS encoding protein rep, translated as NALHYDDGLEDGLEGGGCADRRSGPPSLRLDKTPTSERDILISLGESSDQHYEEGRTTTLYCRNSGHKRVLPKRCKGRTCPVCRERDFARLCVQYKTVLQSVSHPKFITISPKNVVNLTQRYVRWFHCAVKKLLRRARWKEVIHGGVLFAECTNIGNGWHPHLHGLIDAWFVDKKEFAKEISEELGVPCFVDVQEWDKPENILKYCLGYLKKSPDIYRVDGLSKKQLKLGHSKQYVGSWNAVRERKFKFDSAYRGVRTVIPFGKLYGVKRPEKKPLQCECGCKEWLSEFGLRSMILDEEGAETNLSRKRGAVFHGSPSKPVGRKWRDEILRETEVDDGSE; from the coding sequence AGAACGCCCTCCATTATGACGATGGCCTGGAAGATGGCCTAGAGGGGGGCGGCTGCGCCGACAGGCGCTCCGGCCCTCCCTCTTTAAGACTTGATAAGACTCCGACAAGTGAACGGGATATTCTTATCAGCCTAGGGGAATCATCGGATCAGCACTATGAGGAAGGGAGAACGACGACTCTTTATTGTCGAAATTCTGGTCATAAGAGGGTGCTTCCTAAGCGGTGCAAGGGCAGGACATGCCCTGTCTGTAGGGAAAGAGACTTCGCTAGGCTCTGTGTCCAATATAAGACGGTTCTCCAATCGGTAAGCCATCCTAAGTTCATAACGATTTCACCAAAAAACGTCGTCAACCTAACTCAACGCTATGTGAGGTGGTTTCACTGTGCGGTGAAAAAGCTTCTGCGTCGTGCTCGATGGAAGGAGGTGATTCATGGGGGTGTGCTGTTTGCGGAGTGTACGAATATCGGGAACGGGTGGCACCCTCATCTGCATGGTCTCATAGATGCCTGGTTTGTCGATAAGAAGGAGTTCGCAAAGGAAATTAGTGAAGAGCTAGGCGTTCCGTGTTTTGTCGATGTTCAAGAGTGGGATAAGCCTGAGAATATTCTGAAGTACTGTCTTGGGTATCTGAAGAAGTCGCCAGATATTTATAGGGTGGATGGTCTATCCAAGAAGCAATTAAAGCTAGGGCATTCAAAGCAGTATGTCGGGTCATGGAACGCGGTGAGGGAAAGGAAATTCAAGTTTGATTCAGCCTATAGGGGGGTAAGGACTGTGATTCCATTTGGCAAGCTCTACGGGGTGAAGAGGCCGGAAAAGAAGCCGTTGCAGTGTGAGTGTGGTTGTAAGGAATGGCTCTCGGAGTTTGGTCTGCGGTCCATGATCCTTGATGAAGAGGGGGCGGAAACGAATCTAAGTAGAAAGCGGGGTGCCGTGTTCCATGGGTCTCCATCAAAGCCAGTTGGTAGGAAGTGGCGTGATGAGATTTTAAGAGAAACGGAGGTGGATGATGGCTCGGAATAA